Proteins from one Amycolatopsis endophytica genomic window:
- a CDS encoding thioesterase II family protein, with translation MTTRSGWLRSRGSTGAVRLVCFPHAGGTAGFYLSWARGLASGIEVLAVQYPGREDRITEAGQEDARTTAAAVADALAGLAERPTILFGHSLGALIAYETARTLGGHAPAHLVVSGRRAPADEVGGDLHRQDDDALVDELDRLGGVGTELLRDPAVRPVFLPSIRADFRVAETYRHRHGPPLTCPVTAVIGTEDTEVDAVQAGRWAETTRGPFTLHTLPGGHFYLLPRQAAVHDLLRRLSPAGALSS, from the coding sequence ATGACGACGCGTAGCGGATGGTTACGCAGCCGTGGAAGTACCGGAGCTGTCCGGCTCGTTTGTTTTCCACACGCTGGAGGCACAGCCGGTTTCTACCTGTCCTGGGCGCGGGGACTGGCATCCGGCATCGAGGTGCTCGCCGTGCAGTACCCCGGGCGTGAGGACCGGATCACCGAGGCGGGCCAGGAGGATGCGAGGACGACGGCTGCGGCCGTCGCGGATGCGCTGGCCGGGCTCGCCGAGCGGCCGACGATCCTTTTCGGACACAGCCTGGGCGCGCTCATCGCCTACGAAACCGCGCGGACGCTGGGCGGGCATGCCCCGGCGCACCTCGTGGTGTCCGGCCGTCGTGCACCGGCGGACGAAGTGGGCGGTGACCTGCACCGCCAGGATGACGACGCGCTCGTCGACGAGCTGGACCGCCTGGGTGGCGTGGGTACCGAGCTGCTGCGCGATCCGGCCGTGCGCCCGGTGTTCCTGCCCTCGATCCGCGCGGACTTCCGTGTCGCCGAGACCTACCGTCACCGCCACGGGCCGCCGTTGACCTGTCCGGTCACCGCGGTGATCGGCACCGAAGACACCGAGGTCGACGCCGTGCAGGCCGGACGGTGGGCCGAGACCACCCGCGGTCCGTTCACCCTGCACACCCTGCCGGGCGGCCATTTCTACCTGTTGCCGCGGCAAGCCGCGGTGCACGACCTGCTGCGCCGGCTGTCGCCGGCCGGAGCCCTGTCCTCCTGA
- a CDS encoding salicylate synthase: protein MRRVIPFAGDALAAGAVLCASAAGEYLFYEDAEGVSLAEGELARVEVYRDRVSLVNSGSRRDFPVHGTPLATAGSVLREVGGRAYGWVAFELCLDSAGGELARFLLPRREIRISGGEATLHAATVAELDDLERRLGDTTATPLPGERIEVDTRDHGAAAYEKSVLAALDEIHAGNLDKVILSRSVPVPGDLDLPATYLAGRRANDPARSFLLRLGGWEAAGFSPEIVARVTASGTVTTQPLAGTRALTGDEDRDAAALAELLRDPKEVFEHAVSVRLAAAELDGLCEPGTVRVTEFMDVRRRGSVQHLASRVMGDLRAGVGAWDALTGLFPAVTASGIPKAQACELLHRLEPGERGLYSGAIVVADSDGALDAALVLRSLFRHRGETWLRAGAGVVGPSTPARELEETREKLAAVSRYLVPAAESLRAAS, encoded by the coding sequence ATGAGACGCGTTATCCCGTTCGCGGGCGACGCCCTCGCCGCCGGCGCTGTCCTGTGCGCGTCGGCGGCCGGGGAATACCTGTTCTACGAGGACGCCGAGGGGGTGTCACTGGCGGAAGGCGAACTCGCCCGCGTCGAGGTGTACCGGGACCGGGTTTCGCTCGTGAACTCCGGCTCCCGCAGGGACTTCCCGGTGCACGGCACTCCACTGGCGACCGCGGGTTCGGTCCTGCGCGAGGTGGGCGGACGCGCCTACGGCTGGGTGGCGTTCGAGCTGTGCCTCGACTCGGCGGGCGGGGAACTCGCGCGTTTCCTGCTGCCACGGCGGGAGATCCGGATCTCCGGCGGCGAAGCCACCCTGCACGCCGCGACGGTCGCGGAACTCGACGATCTCGAACGACGGCTGGGCGACACGACGGCCACGCCGCTGCCGGGTGAGCGGATCGAGGTGGACACGCGCGACCACGGCGCGGCCGCCTACGAGAAGTCGGTGCTCGCCGCGCTCGACGAGATCCACGCGGGCAACCTGGACAAGGTCATCCTGTCGCGCTCGGTGCCCGTGCCCGGCGACCTGGACCTGCCGGCGACCTACCTCGCGGGGCGCCGCGCCAACGACCCCGCGCGGTCGTTCCTGCTGCGGCTCGGCGGCTGGGAAGCCGCCGGATTCAGCCCGGAGATCGTCGCGCGGGTGACCGCCTCCGGCACCGTGACGACCCAGCCGCTCGCCGGGACCCGCGCGCTGACCGGGGACGAAGACCGGGACGCGGCCGCGCTGGCCGAGCTGCTGCGGGATCCCAAGGAGGTTTTCGAACACGCCGTCTCGGTGCGCCTGGCCGCCGCGGAACTCGACGGGCTGTGCGAGCCCGGCACGGTCCGGGTCACCGAGTTCATGGACGTCCGGCGCCGTGGCAGCGTCCAGCACCTCGCGTCGCGGGTGATGGGTGACCTGCGGGCCGGTGTCGGCGCGTGGGACGCGCTGACCGGGCTGTTCCCGGCCGTCACCGCCTCCGGCATCCCGAAGGCGCAGGCCTGCGAGCTCCTGCACCGCCTCGAACCGGGGGAGCGCGGACTCTACAGCGGCGCGATCGTCGTCGCGGACTCCGATGGTGCTCTGGACGCCGCACTCGTGCTCCGCAGCTTGTTCCGGCATCGCGGCGAGACGTGGTTGCGGGCGGGCGCGGGTGTGGTCGGCCCGTCCACTCCCGCGCGGGAACTGGAGGAGACCCGGGAAAAGCTCGCCGCCGTCAGCCGGTACCTCGTGCCGGCCGCGGAATCCCTGCGGGCGGCGTCGTGA
- a CDS encoding TetR/AcrR family transcriptional regulator, which produces MASQSPARKPRPGLTPAIITAAGRKLIERDGLEALTMRAVAAELNTAATSLYRHVADREALLLAVLEEVASGLPVDVAGRTPKKRLERRLVATHDYMADHVWVLHILIRGEMVAVNALPFADACIGDFIAAGQRPREAYAAFLACWHLTIGELLDSHPLTPPPQPSQRSRAVAGIDPDELPALAKVRDLGRSVTKDSFPRTIGKLLEALLS; this is translated from the coding sequence ATGGCATCGCAGTCCCCCGCACGCAAACCACGCCCCGGCCTGACACCGGCGATCATCACGGCCGCCGGCCGGAAACTGATCGAACGCGACGGGCTGGAAGCACTGACGATGCGGGCCGTCGCGGCCGAACTGAACACGGCCGCGACGTCCCTCTACCGCCACGTGGCCGACCGGGAAGCGCTCCTGCTGGCCGTGCTCGAAGAGGTCGCGTCCGGGCTGCCGGTCGACGTTGCCGGGCGCACGCCGAAGAAGCGGCTGGAGCGCCGTCTGGTCGCCACGCACGACTACATGGCCGACCACGTGTGGGTCCTGCACATCCTCATCCGCGGCGAGATGGTCGCGGTGAACGCGCTCCCCTTCGCCGACGCGTGCATCGGCGACTTCATCGCGGCCGGGCAGCGCCCGCGCGAAGCCTACGCCGCGTTCCTGGCGTGCTGGCACCTCACGATCGGCGAACTGCTCGACTCACACCCGCTCACCCCACCGCCGCAGCCGAGCCAGCGCTCGCGCGCGGTGGCCGGGATCGACCCTGACGAGCTCCCCGCGCTGGCGAAGGTGCGCGACCTCGGGCGGTCGGTCACGAAGGACTCGTTCCCCAGGACGATCGGCAAGCTGCTCGAGGCCCTGCTGTCCTGA
- a CDS encoding winged helix-turn-helix transcriptional regulator: MRRTSFARWPCSIARTLDLLGDAWTPLVLREAFYGFRRFDEFQRELGIARNTLTERLRRLVEEGLLEKTPYQTEPVRHDYVLTEKGRDFFGVLVAMSAWGDRWLAEDDGPPITFHHDACDHDTHAEVVCAHCREPLTSGDTRMLMGPGFPGRLARRPEVRRRFAG, encoded by the coding sequence ATGAGGCGCACGTCGTTCGCGCGGTGGCCGTGTTCCATCGCGCGCACCCTCGATCTCCTGGGCGATGCGTGGACACCGCTGGTGCTGCGCGAGGCGTTCTACGGGTTCCGCCGGTTCGACGAGTTCCAGCGGGAGCTGGGTATCGCGCGCAACACCCTCACCGAGCGTCTCCGGCGGCTCGTCGAGGAGGGCCTGCTGGAGAAGACGCCTTACCAGACCGAGCCGGTGCGCCACGACTATGTGCTCACCGAGAAGGGCCGTGACTTCTTCGGGGTGCTCGTCGCGATGTCCGCATGGGGAGACCGCTGGCTCGCCGAAGACGACGGCCCGCCGATCACCTTCCATCACGACGCCTGCGACCACGACACGCACGCCGAGGTGGTGTGCGCGCACTGCCGCGAGCCGCTGACCTCCGGCGACACCCGGATGCTGATGGGGCCGGGCTTCCCCGGCCGCCTGGCGCGGCGGCCGGAGGTGCGGCGCCGCTTCGCCGGGTAG
- a CDS encoding Gfo/Idh/MocA family oxidoreductase, which translates to MTRLRVVVAGTAFGRIYLDAVRAAPEDFELTGILARGSDFSRDLAAREGVPVYTAPDQVPDADIACVVVRSGATGGPGTDLARAFLRRGIHVLQEHPVHTGEIAETLRVARQADAAYAVNTLYHDIEPVRRFITAARALHREQGLAYLDAACNSQVAYPLLDVLGRITATLRPWAFGPADDVPADVGAASETAQPFRTLHAAIGGIPVTLRVQNQVHPEDADNHSYLLHRISAGAEGGVLSLADTHGPVLWNPRLHSRRDGTGRLVMSGPGTERLAVPTTSVLGGEPGTYHEVFAGLWPRAVLRSLRRLAGDITEPARRVHSGQWALAVSRAWSDLTAALGVPELIRPGEPAELPMAVLS; encoded by the coding sequence GTGACGCGGCTCAGGGTGGTCGTCGCCGGAACCGCGTTCGGGCGGATCTACCTCGACGCGGTGCGCGCCGCGCCGGAGGACTTCGAACTGACCGGCATCCTCGCGCGGGGCAGCGACTTCTCCCGGGACCTCGCGGCGCGTGAAGGGGTGCCGGTGTACACCGCGCCGGACCAGGTGCCCGACGCCGACATCGCCTGCGTCGTGGTGCGTTCCGGCGCGACCGGTGGTCCCGGCACCGACCTCGCGCGGGCGTTCCTGCGGCGCGGGATCCACGTCCTGCAGGAGCACCCCGTGCACACGGGCGAGATCGCCGAGACCCTGCGCGTGGCGCGCCAGGCGGACGCGGCGTACGCGGTGAACACGCTCTACCACGACATCGAACCGGTGCGCCGGTTCATCACCGCCGCGCGAGCGCTGCACCGCGAACAGGGGCTGGCTTACCTGGACGCGGCGTGCAACAGCCAGGTCGCCTACCCGCTGCTCGACGTGCTCGGCCGCATCACCGCAACGCTGCGGCCGTGGGCGTTCGGCCCGGCCGACGACGTCCCGGCCGACGTCGGCGCGGCGAGTGAGACCGCGCAGCCGTTCCGCACCCTGCACGCGGCGATCGGCGGAATCCCGGTGACGTTGCGGGTGCAGAACCAGGTCCACCCCGAGGACGCCGACAACCATTCCTACCTGCTGCACCGCATCTCGGCGGGCGCCGAGGGCGGTGTGCTGTCACTGGCCGACACACATGGACCCGTGCTGTGGAACCCGCGGCTGCACTCGCGCCGCGACGGCACCGGGCGCCTGGTGATGTCCGGGCCGGGCACCGAACGGCTGGCCGTGCCCACCACCTCGGTGCTCGGCGGGGAGCCCGGCACCTACCACGAGGTGTTCGCCGGACTCTGGCCCCGGGCGGTGCTGCGGTCGCTGCGGCGCCTCGCGGGCGATATCACCGAGCCCGCGCGTCGGGTACACAGTGGACAGTGGGCGCTCGCGGTGTCGCGGGCCTGGTCGGACCTGACCGCCGCGCTCGGCGTGCCCGAGCTGATCCGGCCCGGCGAACCGGCCGAACTGCCGATGGCGGTGCTCTCGTGA
- a CDS encoding MetQ/NlpA family ABC transporter substrate-binding protein yields the protein MSENISDDAVLPEKPRKKRGPLIGVTLAVVVVLVAVVLVVVNATSDSGTTAGHTTVKIGVTDASSDYWTTFRRIAADNGIDLELVNFSDYTQANPALAQGQLDVNLFQHLLFLANYNVSADQTLTPIGSTYVVPLSLYSRKHNAVAGIPQGGQVAIPNDPTNQARALLVLQSAGLISLRGGGTVLSTPAEIDQAASKVTVTPVDASQTVAALPSVDAAIVNNNFALDADLDPTSALFNDDPASPSAEPYINTFVTRATDKDNPTYLKLAELYRDPRVATEVQAESKGTSVLVSRPGAELQSILGRLEETVRAAKQ from the coding sequence ATGTCCGAAAACATCTCCGACGACGCCGTTCTCCCGGAAAAGCCCCGGAAGAAGCGGGGCCCGCTGATCGGCGTCACCCTCGCCGTGGTCGTCGTCCTCGTCGCCGTGGTCCTCGTCGTCGTGAACGCGACCTCGGACTCCGGGACCACCGCCGGCCACACGACCGTGAAGATCGGCGTCACCGACGCGAGCTCCGACTACTGGACCACCTTCCGCCGGATCGCCGCCGACAACGGCATCGACCTGGAGCTGGTCAACTTCTCCGACTACACCCAGGCCAACCCGGCGCTGGCGCAGGGCCAGCTGGACGTCAACCTGTTCCAGCACCTGCTTTTCCTCGCCAATTACAACGTCTCCGCGGACCAGACCCTGACCCCGATCGGCTCGACCTACGTGGTGCCGCTGAGCCTGTACTCGCGCAAGCACAACGCCGTGGCCGGGATTCCGCAGGGCGGCCAGGTCGCCATTCCGAACGACCCGACCAACCAGGCACGCGCCCTGCTCGTGCTGCAGTCGGCGGGCCTGATCTCGCTGCGCGGCGGCGGCACCGTGCTGTCCACCCCGGCCGAGATCGACCAGGCCGCCTCCAAGGTCACCGTGACCCCGGTCGACGCGTCCCAGACCGTCGCCGCGCTCCCCTCGGTCGACGCCGCGATCGTCAACAACAACTTCGCCCTCGACGCCGACCTCGACCCGACCAGCGCGCTGTTCAACGATGATCCCGCGAGCCCGTCCGCCGAGCCCTACATCAACACCTTCGTCACGCGCGCGACGGACAAGGACAATCCGACCTACCTCAAGCTGGCCGAGCTGTACCGCGATCCGCGGGTCGCGACCGAGGTGCAGGCCGAGTCGAAGGGCACCTCGGTGCTCGTCAGCCGGCCCGGCGCCGAGCTGCAGTCGATCCTGGGCCGCCTCGAAGAGACCGTGCGGGCCGCGAAGCAGTGA
- a CDS encoding VOC family protein, producing MSRCSHVLVRVHDLHRAVADFRAAGFDVHYATDETKALHAHVWFADGPIIELLTTPRAARLLRLPLALMFGRGAGRRMVRWARQGEGFCDVAVLVADDDLDPTRKALRESGVATARAVRWTRTRPDGGRTRFRFCYPRRDRIPFFVTPYDPPQHPPETTHANGATALRTVVLGAASGDEPALRRLVGTDPGFRIEPADRTGVRAVELAGLREPPDPALLHGAVVLPATH from the coding sequence GTGAGCCGGTGCAGCCACGTCCTGGTGCGGGTGCACGATCTGCACCGCGCCGTGGCGGACTTCCGCGCGGCCGGGTTCGACGTGCACTACGCCACCGACGAGACCAAGGCGTTGCACGCGCACGTATGGTTCGCCGACGGCCCGATCATCGAACTGCTCACCACACCCCGCGCCGCGCGGCTGCTCCGGCTGCCGCTGGCGCTGATGTTCGGCCGCGGAGCCGGGCGCCGCATGGTGCGGTGGGCCCGGCAGGGCGAAGGGTTCTGCGATGTCGCGGTCCTGGTCGCCGACGACGATCTGGACCCGACGCGGAAGGCGCTGCGCGAGTCCGGCGTCGCGACGGCACGCGCGGTGCGCTGGACCCGCACCCGGCCCGACGGCGGCCGGACCCGGTTCCGCTTCTGCTACCCCCGCCGCGACCGCATCCCGTTCTTCGTCACGCCCTACGACCCGCCGCAGCACCCGCCGGAAACCACGCACGCCAACGGCGCGACCGCGCTGCGGACCGTCGTACTCGGCGCCGCGAGCGGCGACGAGCCCGCGCTGCGCCGTCTCGTCGGCACCGATCCCGGGTTCCGGATCGAGCCCGCCGACCGCACCGGTGTGCGTGCCGTCGAACTCGCCGGCCTGCGCGAACCGCCGGACCCGGCACTGCTCCACGGCGCCGTCGTGCTCCCCGCCACCCACTGA
- a CDS encoding ABC transporter substrate-binding protein yields the protein MPFSRRDLLRLAGATGAAALLAACGTGGTGAAPAQMTNALTPRRGGTFRAAFTGGAAAESLDPYAGGSAVDFVRNDVIYDSLFVLENGGAAPSLATGLDTAADGRSFVLHLRENVRWHDGSAFTARDVAYSFGYMGDPARAYPSELTGYLDLAHVEVVDDATVRVPTLTPVGDPAVLLAAFPAKMVKDGTTSITAETVNGTGPYRVTAFEAGRETRLARFDGYWGEAAPADELVLLSLTDAQAQVNAVTTGQADYTGDIPFTTAKIGTTAPGLEIRTAGPATRTGFAFVLNATKPPFDDSRVRRAVRLGVDRQALVDTVFLGFGVPGNDLFGAGSRYHDDRAPLARDIEEARRLVAEAGAGGVKIFARTAEYQTGYNAATQLFAEQMKEIGLDVEAQVVGLSEFFEPSALAEAHSVTFGMGTYPLPVAYGRLSGIPSLVLPDEDFATALAEAIATTSEDTRAQAWQRLQDLMFDKGNTVVWGDADILSMAKANVAGVEVHDQAQYPYLGKAGLA from the coding sequence ATGCCGTTCTCCCGCCGCGATCTCCTGCGCCTCGCGGGAGCGACCGGCGCCGCGGCGCTGCTCGCCGCCTGCGGCACCGGAGGGACCGGCGCCGCGCCGGCCCAGATGACGAACGCGCTCACCCCGCGCCGCGGAGGCACCTTCCGCGCCGCTTTCACCGGCGGTGCCGCGGCGGAGAGCCTGGACCCCTACGCCGGGGGGTCCGCCGTCGACTTCGTCCGCAACGACGTCATCTACGACTCGCTGTTCGTACTGGAAAACGGCGGCGCCGCGCCGTCGCTGGCGACCGGACTCGACACCGCCGCGGACGGCCGCTCGTTCGTGCTGCACCTGCGGGAAAACGTGCGCTGGCACGACGGATCCGCGTTCACCGCTCGTGATGTCGCCTACAGCTTCGGCTACATGGGCGACCCGGCCAGGGCCTACCCGAGCGAGCTGACCGGCTACCTCGACCTCGCCCACGTCGAGGTCGTCGACGACGCCACGGTGCGCGTACCGACCCTGACCCCCGTCGGCGATCCGGCCGTGCTGCTCGCCGCCTTTCCCGCGAAGATGGTCAAGGACGGCACCACGTCCATCACCGCGGAGACGGTCAACGGCACCGGCCCGTACCGCGTGACCGCGTTCGAGGCGGGACGCGAGACCCGGCTGGCCCGCTTCGACGGGTACTGGGGCGAGGCCGCGCCTGCCGACGAGCTGGTCCTGCTCAGCCTCACCGACGCCCAGGCGCAGGTCAACGCGGTCACCACCGGGCAGGCCGACTACACCGGCGACATCCCGTTCACCACGGCGAAGATCGGCACGACCGCCCCGGGCCTGGAGATCCGCACCGCGGGCCCGGCCACGCGCACCGGGTTCGCGTTCGTCCTCAACGCCACCAAGCCGCCGTTCGACGACTCGCGGGTACGGCGTGCCGTGCGGCTGGGCGTCGACCGGCAGGCGCTCGTGGACACCGTGTTCCTCGGGTTCGGGGTGCCGGGCAACGACCTGTTCGGCGCCGGCAGCCGCTACCACGACGACCGGGCGCCGCTGGCTCGCGACATCGAGGAAGCTCGCAGGCTGGTGGCCGAAGCCGGGGCGGGCGGGGTGAAGATCTTCGCCAGGACGGCGGAGTACCAGACCGGGTACAACGCGGCGACGCAGCTGTTCGCCGAGCAGATGAAGGAGATCGGGCTCGACGTCGAGGCGCAGGTGGTCGGCCTGTCGGAGTTCTTCGAACCGTCGGCGCTGGCCGAGGCGCACTCCGTCACCTTCGGCATGGGCACCTACCCGTTGCCGGTCGCCTACGGCAGGCTCAGCGGGATCCCGTCGCTGGTGCTGCCCGACGAGGACTTCGCCACCGCGCTCGCCGAGGCGATCGCCACCACGTCCGAGGACACCCGCGCGCAGGCGTGGCAGCGGCTGCAGGACCTGATGTTCGACAAGGGCAACACCGTGGTCTGGGGTGATGCCGACATCCTGAGCATGGCGAAGGCGAACGTCGCCGGTGTCGAGGTGCACGACCAGGCCCAGTACCCCTACCTCGGCAAGGCGGGACTGGCGTGA
- a CDS encoding DUF305 domain-containing protein: MRRIVGGVLVALLVAACSAEPEAPPVVVPGAPGEPARTLPADEASGAVPANQHNDADVAYVQRMILHHGQAIRMGSLAPARAAREDVKGLAARITATQGPEITTMTAWLRQRGLEVPGEHAGHHGHAADHGPMPGMATEEQLAALEAASGPEFDRQFLQLMTVHHEGAITMASEVLGAGSDVFVEEMAGDVIASQSDEVTRMRTMAG, encoded by the coding sequence GTGCGGCGGATCGTCGGGGGAGTCTTGGTGGCGTTGCTCGTCGCGGCGTGCTCGGCCGAGCCGGAGGCGCCGCCGGTCGTGGTCCCCGGCGCGCCCGGTGAACCGGCCCGGACGCTGCCCGCGGACGAGGCGAGCGGCGCGGTGCCCGCCAATCAGCACAACGACGCCGATGTCGCGTACGTGCAGCGGATGATCCTGCACCACGGGCAGGCGATCCGGATGGGCTCCCTGGCACCGGCCCGCGCGGCGCGCGAGGACGTGAAGGGCCTGGCCGCCCGCATCACCGCGACGCAGGGCCCGGAGATCACGACGATGACCGCCTGGTTGCGGCAGCGGGGGCTGGAGGTGCCGGGCGAGCACGCCGGGCACCACGGTCACGCGGCGGACCACGGGCCGATGCCGGGGATGGCGACCGAGGAACAGCTGGCCGCGTTGGAGGCCGCGTCGGGCCCGGAGTTCGACCGTCAGTTCCTGCAACTGATGACGGTGCACCACGAGGGCGCGATCACGATGGCGTCGGAGGTGCTCGGCGCCGGATCGGACGTGTTCGTGGAGGAGATGGCCGGTGACGTGATCGCCTCGCAGAGCGACGAGGTCACCCGCATGCGCACGATGGCAGGGTGA
- a CDS encoding LVIVD repeat-containing protein, giving the protein MGNARRRLFALTGALALALTTLAAAPAQAAPGIPAVDEVSGTRNIEHLANVPKQAPFDNVDAFGTDIAFTDDHAIVGNYNGFVVYDISKPKKPRIVSQVLCPGSQNDVSVSNDLLFLSTDSSRSDNSCASASQPATEKNSWEGIKIFDISDLANPKYVAAVETKCGSHTHTLVPGKTGRDVYLYVSSYSPRAEFPDCTPPHDLISVVKVPVRNPAAAAVVNEPVLFPDGANPGTPGTFPNPYVTATSGCHDITAYPSKDLAAGACMGDGVLFDISDREHPRVIEQVQDDTNFAFWHSATFNNEGTKVVFTDELGGGGQPACTPAIGAVRGADAIYDIRGRGDHRNLEFASYFKIPREQAPTENCVAHNGSLIPVKGRDIMVQAWYQGGISVWDFTDSAHPKELGYWERGPVSDTELIVGGSWSAYYYNGHIYSSDIQKGLDVFALHDPRTASAKSVRMDELNAQTQGRYRG; this is encoded by the coding sequence ATGGGGAACGCACGCAGACGTCTCTTCGCGCTCACCGGCGCGCTCGCCCTCGCACTGACCACGCTCGCCGCCGCACCGGCGCAGGCCGCACCCGGCATCCCCGCGGTGGACGAGGTCAGCGGCACCCGCAACATCGAGCACCTGGCCAACGTCCCGAAGCAGGCCCCGTTCGACAACGTGGACGCCTTCGGCACCGACATCGCCTTCACCGACGACCACGCGATCGTCGGCAACTACAACGGCTTCGTCGTCTACGACATCAGCAAGCCGAAGAAGCCGCGCATCGTCAGCCAGGTCCTCTGCCCTGGCTCGCAGAACGACGTCTCCGTCTCCAATGACCTGCTGTTCCTCTCGACCGACTCCTCACGCAGCGACAACTCCTGCGCCAGCGCATCCCAGCCCGCCACGGAGAAGAACTCGTGGGAGGGCATCAAGATCTTCGACATCAGCGACCTGGCGAACCCGAAGTACGTGGCCGCGGTGGAGACCAAGTGCGGCTCACACACCCACACGCTGGTGCCGGGCAAGACCGGCCGGGACGTCTACCTCTACGTCTCCTCCTACAGCCCGCGCGCCGAGTTCCCGGACTGCACACCGCCGCACGACCTGATCTCCGTGGTCAAGGTGCCGGTCCGCAACCCGGCCGCCGCTGCCGTGGTGAACGAACCCGTCCTGTTCCCGGACGGCGCCAACCCCGGCACGCCGGGCACCTTCCCCAACCCCTACGTCACGGCGACCTCGGGCTGCCACGACATCACCGCCTACCCGTCCAAGGATCTGGCGGCGGGCGCGTGCATGGGTGACGGTGTGTTGTTCGACATCTCCGACCGCGAGCATCCGCGGGTGATCGAGCAGGTCCAGGACGACACGAACTTCGCGTTCTGGCACTCGGCGACGTTCAACAACGAGGGCACCAAGGTCGTGTTCACCGACGAACTGGGCGGTGGCGGTCAGCCCGCGTGCACCCCGGCGATCGGCGCGGTGCGCGGCGCGGACGCGATCTACGACATCAGGGGCCGCGGCGACCACCGGAACCTGGAGTTCGCGAGCTACTTCAAGATCCCGCGCGAGCAGGCCCCGACCGAGAACTGCGTGGCGCACAACGGTTCCCTGATCCCGGTCAAGGGCCGCGACATCATGGTGCAGGCGTGGTACCAGGGCGGCATCTCGGTGTGGGACTTCACCGACTCGGCCCACCCGAAGGAACTCGGCTACTGGGAACGCGGCCCGGTGTCGGACACCGAACTGATCGTCGGCGGATCGTGGTCGGCCTACTACTACAACGGCCACATCTACTCCTCCGACATCCAGAAGGGCCTGGACGTGTTCGCCCTGCACGACCCGCGCACGGCGAGCGCGAAGTCGGTGCGGATGGACGAGCTCAACGCCCAGACCCAGGGCCGCTACCGCGGCTGA